One window of Cryptococcus neoformans var. grubii H99 chromosome 11, complete sequence genomic DNA carries:
- a CDS encoding anaphase-promoting complex subunit 5, producing MSSPHKQSKLPSHQSRKLNEPLLPLHLALAWIIIRVFPINSDLQSLPVYSLQFTQKVLHIVGREILDVGSEPATFASLKTELDRLVKAETMQIIKKNEKKRSRGVHIEREFEDAEENRSWLGEMCDRFSDIADGCSFIDGLDKELRERLNYGDDDEPIEMPPPIERHSPLGIFCRNLINILRKLSFDETAHLSREISKWCGIGSSGSSKPVTSWSLDRKSGMEDNLDKRVQAMQDYQAANLSADYSGALASLRRFYDYQFPSTNKGQHQHALLNIAVFHYSTGGLESARSTIDEAIRVARTAGDKACLQHCTSLSQRLETEVNSLAFTATETLKIHQTPIPVSRLPDVFTPMDELWTVKTALDLGEPVHIAFRRIYAALGKEYQTEVSDGEDERLYPKQWVTGQGLEEPAWHATQAGLWNLLGSNALANFHEELALSEIEPWNDGGLTVILAQAQRIAEKGEYDQALAVLLDIVNLHGITISQYHTWARTVWTLLERRATLNGNPDALSYLSSLQPPKRYSSRVGPGGPLREHGHPKPIPLPMDDRYEEVKNDGKFSTQISLLQDHVRSSLSTATELQRSSSPSHLILPHVMSAVQLSSELGMWRLYRFGVVVLAEVMLGMEAVPLSKKAIQEIESVWSQLIASEDYEALARGALVIAKGYIELSLDSGSTAEHDSANDHLFQAFTYAKLLESRSLVMEITSLLALLSELRLSGEFADSAYISGSKKSRDSMVDAYEKAQKGVDEAFSKGDMIAREVAEVVKWVGVRIAEGWK from the exons ATGTCTTCCCCCCATAAACAGTCTAAACTCCCTTCACATCAGAGCAGGAAACTCAACGAACCGCTCCTACCTCTGCATCTCGCCTTGGCCTGGATAATCATTCGTGTTTTCCCCATCAACAGCGACCTACAGAGCTTGCCTGTGTATTCTTTGCAGTTCACCCAAAAGGTGCTCCACATAGTGGGTCGTGAAATACTAGAT GTTGGAAGCGAGCCAGCAACGTTCGCGTCTCTTAAGACGGAACTCGACCGTCTCGTCAAGGCTGAAACCATGCAAATAATtaagaagaatgagaagaagaggtctAGAGGCGTTCATATTGAACGTGAGTTTGAAGATGCCGAAGAGAATCGAAGCTGGCTTGGTGAAATG TGTGACAGATTCAGCGACATAGCAGACGGTTGTAGTTTTATCGATG GTCTGGATAAGGAGCTACGAGAAAGGCTAAATTATGGGGACGACGATGAG CCGATTGAAATGCCTCCTCCAATA GAGCGACACTCACCCCTTGGTATATTCTGCCGGAATCTGATCAACATATTACGCAAACTTTCCTTCGACGAGACTGCTCATCTTTCACGGGAGATATCTAAATGGTGTGGAATAGGGTCTAGCGGGTCATCGAAACCAGTAACCTCGTGGTCTCTTGATC GTAAATCTGGCATGGAGGACAACCTGGACAAAAGAGTCCAAGCTATGCAAGA CTATCAGGCAGCAAACTTGTCAGCCGATTACTCGGGAGCTCTAGCGTCGTTACGGCGATTTTACGATTATCAATTCCCTTCCACCAACAAAGGACAACACCAGCATGCTTTATTGAATATTGCCGTTTTTCATTACTCAACAGGAGGTCTAGAGTCCGCACGATCG ACCATTGATGAGGCCATTCGCGTGGCAAGGACGGCTGGCGACAAAGCATGTCTTCAGCACTGTACCAG CCTTTCGCAGCGTCTTGAGACTGAAGTCAACTCGCTGGCTTTTACGGCTACTGAAACGTTGAAAATTCACCAAACACCCATACCTGTCTCTCGCCTTCCCGACGTTTTCACGCCGATGGATGAGTTATGGACAGTGAAGACTGCTCTTGACCTT GGTGAACCTGTTCACATTGCATTCCGGCGCATCTATGCTGCATTGGGTAAGGAGTATCAGACCGAGGTCTCggatggtgaggatgaaCGCCTGTATCCTAAGCAGTGGGTAACTGGACAAGGGCTCGAAGAGCCTGCTTGGCATGCCACTCAAGCTGGGCTGTGGAATCTCCTCG GGTCAAATGCTTTGGCAAATTTCCACGAAGAATTAGCACTCAGTGAAATAGAGCCTTGGAACGACGGAGGCTTGACAGTGATCCTTGCTCAGGCACAGAGG ATTGCTGAAAAGGGAGAGTATGATCAGGCGCTCGCGGTATTGCTGGACATTGTAAACTTACATGGAATAACAATATCTCAGTACCATACGTGGGCAAGAACTGTATGGACATTATTAGAACGGCGAGCAACTTTGAA CGGGAATCCTGATGCCCTCTCTtatctttcatctcttcagCCTCCCAAACGCTACTCTTCAAGAGTTGGGCCAGGAGGCCCTTTACGAGAGCATGGACATCCGAAACCTATCCCGCTGCCAATGGACGATCGCTATGAAGAGGTTAAAAACGACGGAAAATTTTCCACGCAAATATCTCTGCTTCAGGATCACGTTCgttcttccctttcaacGGCTACGGAACTTCAGCGTTCCTCATCACCGTCTCACCTTATTTTGCCGCACGTTATGTCTGCAGTCCAACTATCTAGTGAGCTCGGCATGTGGAGACTCTACAGATTTGGAGTAGTAGTACTCGCAGAAGTTATGCTTGGCATGGAAGCTGTGCCGTTGAGCAAAAAAGCTATCCAAGAAATTGAGAGCGTATGGTCACAG CTCATTGCATCAGAGGACTACGAGGCCCTGGCGAGGGGGGCACTTGTCATAGCCAAAGGATACATTGAGCTTTCGCTGGATAGCGGGTCCACTGCCGAACATG ACTCGGCCAATGACCATCTTTTCCAAGCTTTCACGTACGCTAAACTTCTGGAATCCCGCTCGCTCGTCATGGAAATAACCTCACTGCTCGCCCTCCTGTCAGAATTGCGCCTATCGGGAGAATTTGCCGATAGTGCCTACATCAGCGGTAGTAAAAAGAGCAGGGATAGTATGGTCGATGCCTATGAGAAAGCGCAGAAAGGGGTGGATGAGGCATTCTCCAAAGGGGACATGATTGCGAGGGAGGTGGCTGAAGTGGTCAAATGGGTTGGTGTGAGGATAgctgaaggatggaagtga
- a CDS encoding large subunit GTPase 1 has protein sequence MPPRTKVQSSGLGKALINRKAKEAVAPKESQLYTLDDNNPLASVTHERDLDEFLANAALADQDFTTERTKLRVISAPNMPTPSTNPFLLSAEEEKEVVKKKRDFQGDLTVPRRPPWTRQMTRLELEKQERESFLEWRRDLAKLAETSNLLLTPFERNVQLWRQLWRVLERSQLVVQIVDARNPLGFRCQDLENYVKEIGSDENDGEITVPGKGKRRSLLLINKADLLTYDQRSAWAEYFEKEGIAYAFFSAANAAAAQEQAEKQRSRQQGEHDGPKQSSEEGEEESEDEEDETEEEHLTESLREAHLNEEDWSSESAGRSGNVSRSEVDEKLAEGQTLSLSEVAQDVGARFRESTQEEDVRTRVLTVTELEDLFINAAPDLKDFATPQHPNPKLMVGLVGYPNVGKSSTINSLLGAKKVSVSATPGKTKHFQTLVLSDTITLCDCPGLVFPQFANTQADMVVDGVLPIDQMREYSAPVDLLCKRIPREILEGTYGIRIDVRDAEEGGTGKVGWEEFLSAYAIARGMTRSSFGMPDTSRAARYVLKDYVNAKLLFAHPPPGIDADDFMSVSRAETIARIEESYENGRKRAPVTHVSKNADTYVQPASAKAKDSAEEETTEQGQDQIKRERQSTSRQVKSTAASAPARSGREKAAALDSVYFNEGGAQPRLVIKGLNQPGDVQEGGQGFSRATKYPHQRLLGPDGMPMLGAGGRDLGGANGKKHFKRKEGKKRSGKGYD, from the exons ATG CCGCCCCGAACAAAAGTTCAGTCTTCCGGACTCGGTAAAGCGCTGATCAATCGCAAAGCCAAGGAAGCCGTTGCACCTAAGGAGTCCCAGCTT TACACTCTTGATGACAACAACCCTTTGGCATCCGTCACTCATGAGCGCGATCTCGACGAATTTCTCGCCAACGCTGCTCTGGCAGATCAAGATTTCACAACTGAACGTACCAAGTTGCGAGTGATATCTGCTCCTAACATGCCTACACCATCAACCAATCCATTTTTGCTATccgctgaagaagagaaggaagtcgtcaagaaaaagagggatTTCCAAGGGGATTTGACTGTGCCTCGACGACCGCCTTGGACAAGGCAGATGACAAGGTTGGAGTTGGAAAAGCAGGAACGGGAATCATTCCTGGAGTGGAGAAGGGATCTCGCAAA GCTCGCTGAAACGTCTAACCTTTTGCTTACGCCTTTTGAGCGTAATGTACAACTTTGGCGTCAACTTTGGCGTGTTCTTGAGCGTTCTCAACTCGTCGTTCAAATCGTGGATGCTCGAAATCCTCTTGGTTTTAGGTGTCAGGATCTGGAGAACTACGTGAAGGAGATTGGCAGCGATGAGAATGACGGAGAGATCACTGTGCCaggcaaaggaaagagaagaagcttaTTATTGATCAATAAGGCTGACTTATTGACGTATGATCAGAG ATCTGCTTGGGCCGAGTATTTCGAGAAAGAAGGCATCGCGTAcgctttcttctccgctgctaatgctgctgctgcccaAGAACAGGCAGAGAAACAGCGATCAAGGCAACAAGGAGAACATGATGGACCCAAACAGTCAAGtgaggaaggcgaagaagaatctgaagatgaggaggatgagactGAGGAGGAGCACTTGACCGAAAGTCTTAGAGAAGCCCATCTcaatgaggaagattggTCTTCAGAAAGTGCAGGAAGGAGTGGGAATGTTTCAAGGTCGGAAGTAGACGAAAAACTTGCTGAGGGGCAGACTCTATCTTTATCTGAAGTCGCTCAGGATGTCGGAGCCAGGTTTAGAGAGTCCAcgcaagaggaagacgtaAGAACAAGAGTTCTTACCGTTACCGAGCTGGAGGATCTTTTCATCAATGCGGCCCCAGATTTGAAAG ATTTTGCCACTCCTCAGCACCCCAATCCCAAGCTTATGGTCGGTTTGGTCGGCTATCCTAATGTTGGTAAATCATCTACGATCAATTCCCTCCTCGGTGCCAAGAAAGTGTCCGTTTCTGCAACTCCTGGTAAAACCAAGCATTTCCAGACTCTTGTACTCTCTGACACCATCACTCTGTGCGATTGTCCCGGTCTTGTCTTCCCACAGTTTGCCAATACTCAAGCTGACATGGTCGTTGATGGTGTATTACCAATCGACCAAATGAGAGAGTATTCTGCTCCTGTCGATTTGCTGTGTAAAAGAATACCGAGGGAAATATTGGAGGGTACATATGGCATTAGGATTGATGTTAGAGATGCAGAAGAGGGCGGAACAGGTAAAGTAGGGTGGGAAGAGTTCTTATCTGCTTATGCAA TCGCTCGTGGTATGACTCGATCTTCTTTCGGTATGCCGGACACTTCTCGTGCTGCACGATACGTCTTGAAGGACTATGTCAATGCCAAGCTTTTGTTTGCCCATCCCCCGCCGGGTATAGACGCCGACGACTTTATGTCAGTCTCTCGAGCGGAAACTATTGCACGTATCGAAGAGTCATACGAGAATGGCAGAAAACGTGCACCCGTGACTCATGTCTCGAAGAATGCCGATACTTACGTTCAGCCTGCCTCAGCAAAGGCTAAGGATTctgcggaggaggagacgaCAGAGCAGGGACAAGATCAGATTAAGAGAGAAAGGCAGTCTACTAGTAGACAGGTCAAGTCTActgctgcttctgctcCCGCACGTTCTGGTCGCGAGAAAGCGGCAGCCCTTGATTCTGTGTACTTCAATGAAGGTGGGGCACAGCCACGTTTGGTCATAAAGGGACTTAATCAACCTGGTGATGTGCAGGAAGGAGGGCAAGGATTCTCAAGGGCTACCAAATATCCCCATCAGAGGTTGCTGGGACCTGACGGGATGCCCATGCTCGGtgctggaggaagagactTGGGAGGAGcaaatgggaagaagcacttcaagagaaaggaagggaagaaaagatccGGCAAGGGTTACGATTAG
- a CDS encoding peptidyl-prolyl cis-trans isomerase-like 1 has translation MSGPSPTYVTFDTSVGSFTVELYTAHAPKTCNNFAKLAERGYYNGVIFHRIIPNFMIQGGDPTGTGRGGTSIYGDKFADEIHPELRFVGAGILAMANSGPNTNGSQFFITCAPTPYLDGKHTIFGRVSSGMKTIQRLEAVRTDKDDRPVEEIKIHRARLGDATPGGGLAVAMPA, from the exons ATGTCAGGCCCTTCCCCAACATACGTCACATTCGACACTTCTGTCGGTTCATTCACTGTCGAACTCTACACAGCTCATGCGCCCAAA ACATGTAACAACTTTGCCAAGCTGGCGGAGCGAGGCTATTACAACGGTGTCATTTTCCATCGAATTATTCCT AACTTTATGATTCAAGGTGGCGACCCAACAGGAACGGGGCGAGGTGGAACGTCAATTTATGGTGATAAGTTTGCCGACGAAATTCACCCCGAGCTGAGATTTGTTGGTGCCGGAATCTTGGCCATGGCTAATTCTGGACCGAACACCAATG GTTCacaattcttcatcacatGT GCCCCGACACCGTATCTCGACGGAAAGCACACGATATTCGGTCGGGTGTCTTCTGGCATGAAGACCATTCAGAGATTAGAAGCTGTGCGGACGGACAAAGACGACCGACCAGTGGAAGAAATCAAAATACATCGAGCAAGACTGGGTGACGCTACGCCAGGAGGAGGGTTGGCTGTCGCCATGCCTGCTTAA
- a CDS encoding COPII-coated vesicle component Erv46, protein MGRNGMFGSFQGFDAFGKTMEDVKIKTRTGALLTFISLSIILTSVMLEFIDYRRIHLEPSIIVDRSRGEKLVIDFDIEFPRVPCYLLSLDVMDISGEHQTEFEHQVTKTRMNKDGNVISKVQGSQLKGDVERANLNQDPNYCGSCYGAPPPESGCCNSCEEVRQAYGRKGWSFSDPEGIEQCVEEGWMDKMKEQNEEGCRIDGHIRVNKVIGNLHFSPGRSFQNNMMQMLELVPYLRDKNHHDFGHIVHKFRFGGDMTKAEELTVLPKEQRWRDKLGLRDPLQGMKAHTEVSNYMFQYFLKVVSTNFISLNGEEIPSHQYSVTQYERDLRTGNAPGKDAHGHMTSHGMMGVPGVFFNYEISPMKVIHTEERQSFAHFLTSTCAIVGGVLTVASLVDSFIFSSSKRLKKKSEDSFRGPSGKIL, encoded by the exons ATGGGACGGAACGGCATGTTTGGCTCTTTCCAGGGCTTCGATGCTTTCGGAAAG ACGATGGAAGATGTTAAGATCAAGACACGTACTGGTGCTCTCT TGACTTTCATCTCACTGTCGATCATTCTTACCTCTGTCATGCTCGAATTCATCGATTACAGACGGATACACCTGGAACCAAGTATCATCGTGGATAGGTCGAGGGGAGAGAAGCTTGTAATCGACTTCGACATAGAATTTCCCCGGGTCCCATGCTATC TCCTTTCGTTGGACGTCATGGACATCTCTGGAGAACACCAGACAGAGTTCGAACACCAGGTTACCAAGACAAGAATGAACAAGGATGGGAACGTCATTTCCAAAGTACAGGGAAGTC AACTCAAAGGAGATGTTGAGAGAGCCAATTTGAACCAGGATCCCAACTACTGTGGATCTTGCTACggtgctcctcctcctgagAGCGG GTGCTGTAACTCTTGTGAAGAGGTCCGACAAGCATATGGTAGGAAAGGATGGTCTTTCAGTGATCCTGAAGGAATCGAGCAG tgtgttgaagaagggtggatGGACAAAATGAAGGAGCAAAACGAGGAAGGTTGTCGGATTGACGGACATATCCGCGTCAACAAG GTCATCGGAAACCTACACTTTAGTCCTGGTCGATCATTCCAAAACAACATGATGCAAATGCTCGAGCTCGTCCCCTACCTGCGCGACAAGAATCACCACGACTTTGGGCACATTGTGCACAAGTTTAGATTTGGAGGTGATATGACAAAGGCAGAAGAATTGACAGTTCTGCCAAAGGAacagagatggagagataAACTAGGTCTAAGGGATCCTTTGCAAGGAATGAAGGCTCATACTGAAGTTT CCAACTACATGTTTCAAT ACTTCCTCAAGGTCGTTTCCACCAACTTCATTTCTCTCAATGGGGAGGAGATTCCGTCTCATCAATACAGTGTGACTCAGTATGAACGAGACCTTCGAACGGGAAACGCCCCTGGTAAGGATGCCCATGGTC ATATGACTAGCCACGGAATGATGGGTGTTCCTGGAGTTTTCTTCAA CTATGAGATATCACCCATGAAAGTTATCCATACAGAAGAAAGGCAATCCTTTGCACACTTCCTAACATC GACATGCGCGATCGTCGGAGGTGTTTTGACAGTTGCAAGCTTGGTGgactctttcatcttcagcaGTTCCAAGCGGttaaagaagaagtctgAAGATTCGTTCAGAGGCCCAAGCGGGAAGATA CTTTAA
- a CDS encoding mitotic spindle assembly checkpoint protein MAD2, with protein sequence MAQKQATRTNQAITLKGSTALVTEFFEYSVNSILYQRGVYPSDDFRMVKKYGLPMLVTADEELKEYISTVLSQVQEWLLSSSLSRIVLAIKSVETGETLERWQFDIYTDESALAPLPGGPPKSAGSRKKEKTEKEVQGEIREIMKQITSSVTFLPILEEQCTFTILAHTNDSPDVAIPATWNDADPHLIDKGKVEQVRLRSFSTNVHSLEAMVAYRVGE encoded by the exons ATGGCACAGAAACAAGCAACGAGGACCAACCAAGCGATCACCCTCAAAGGGTCAACAGCCCTCGTGACAGAGTTCTTCGAGTATAGCGTAAACAG CATCCTTTATCAACGAGGCGTATACCCTTCAGATGACTTTAG GATGGTAAAAAAGTACGGCTTGCCCATGCTTGTGACAGCGGACGAAGAACTCAAGGAATACATTTCTACTGTCCTCAGCCAGGTCCAAG AATGGCTACTCTCCTCGTCTCTATCTCGTATTGTCCTCGCCATCAAGTCGGTTGAAACGGGCGAAACACTTGAACGATGGCAATTTGACATTTATACGGACGAATCAGCTCTCGCCCCTCTACCTGGTGGTCCACCCAAATCCGCCGGTAGtaggaaaaaggagaagacagAAAAGGAAGTTCAGGGGGAGATCAGGGAAATCATGAAGCAAATCACATCCAGTGTGACGTTCTTGCCCATATTGGAGGAACAAT GCACATTTACAATTTTAGCGCATACGAATGATTCTCCAGACGTGGCTATCCCAGCTACATGGAATGATGCTGATCCTCATCTTATCGACAAGGGAAAAGTGGAGCAAGTGAGGCTTCGAAGCTTTAGCACCAACGTGCATTCTCTGGAG GCCATGGTGGCTTATCGTGTCGGAGAGTAA